The Oncorhynchus mykiss isolate Arlee chromosome 17, USDA_OmykA_1.1, whole genome shotgun sequence genomic interval accatgacagtttgttattgatgtggacaccaaggaacttgaagctctcaaacccgctccactgcagccccgtcgatgtaaATGGGGGCGGACATTTCAGTGGGCAAGTCTTACTGCAACCCTATGTGTGTGAAGTGCAATTAAGAGAAATCTAGAGACTTTGGACCTACCTACTGCAAAGCAAAATAATTCAGGCGAGATGCAAGTGCATAACTTATGGTGGTGAGGACAAATGAAAGCAAATGTTGAGACAGCATACCTCTTAAATACCTAGGCTGTCTGCTTGAGATTAGAGATCTCTGCTAACTAGTTAGCCTCTTCTACCAGCTTGTCTTTGAAAATATATCGATGTGGCATGGGGATCTTTACTCATGGCAATCATTTTTTGTATAAACCAGCTTGATAGATGACGTAAAATTACAGACGTGAGCTCCCTGCTTCACCATTACAGATAGCTAGCTAATAGTTACCCGAAAATGTATGTTTATATTTATGCATACATTTGAAAGGATACTTTAGTTTACAGTATTTGGCACTAACTTCCAAACTAACAAACTAACCTTGTATCTAGCTACATCACTGGCTAAAAACAGATTCTCCCTTTTGGGTGGGGATGCTAACTGACGTTAGCTAAGCTAGCTAGCCACCAAACCAAATCTAGCAATAAACATACACATTAACGCAAGCAAGGCTCGACATACTGCTCATCGTATGACTGATGTTGAAATAATGTcgaaatgtctttatttttattGTAAAAATGATAGCTACATTCTCTTACCATTTCTCTGTATCCGCTGGGGGAAGACGGAAGTACACTTACCAAGGCTCTTCCGTGACCCTCTGCGCTCACTGGAACACACTATGTACAAAACTTCATAGGGGAGCCTATTTCGTTAAGACAAAGACTTTTCTATACAATTAATTGTTTGAATGTAGCAGACAAACATGTAAtacttgtattttattttaaaaagtaaTTGTTGGCGGTTTTCATTATTTGGTTACACAATTTCCCAATTTACATAGGATGAGAACATTTTGATAATATAATTCACAAGCAGCAAAATGTTAATACAAAATAGAATTCTGAATTATTTTGGGTTCTCTCATTCTTCATATGAGAACAGTACTCAATCTATAAATGGTTAAACTGAATGATAAGGATTTTGTCTCATTATTCTTATCATTCTAAAACCTGTCTGACTGGTGTTTTCTTCCTTATAAGGTAAAAGGATCTCTCCACTATTTTGCCAATAGGGGGGAAATTTACGAAGGTCTGTTTCCATAATCTTAGTGGGTTTTATGGTACAATAATCTGATTCTGTATTATTAACGATTTAATTTTGTGATTCTAAAAGAGCTGCAGTGTGCAAGCTTCTGCTCCAGAGCCAGATTCTGTCCCATTAGATATTTGCATTTGTTGAGTGTGCAAGCCCCATGTGTAAATTGACTAAACTACATATGATCTTGAAAACGATTATACCGTTATACACTTAAAATTGCCCTGTTGTGTAATTAGCTCCTACACTCAAGCCGCCACTAAATGCATGTCATGTGAACTGACaacagaaagagaatgagagactcTGAAGATGCTGTGTAGTaatagaaaaaaaaaaatagaatgacaaatcaaataaatatgtaggctacatgtatGCACTGCAGAGGCCCGTTGGAGGCTTGACAAGTTAAGAACATCAGAacattgaaaaatatatataaattaatGTGTCTGCGTTAATGTTCATAAAACTCCACAGACCTGCTCTTGCACAGTGGAACCCAGAACGATATGTGACCCCTTGATTACAGCGACACCATTTTGCCGAGGACACCCAAACCAGAGTAGCCACCACAAAGCCCAAGAGCCTGACCCTTTCTGGAAGTTGCTGTAGCCCTGCTTGGGATATTTAGCCTATATTGGCTATTGGTTGAGACGCAGCGCCAGTTCTAGCTTGGTAGGCTATGTCGGGGTAGGAAAATGGAAATTGGGCCAAGTTGGAGATAATGCATTTAGGTTATAGTttctaaaataatatatatattttagagttTGAGATGCATGAATACACCACACTAAAAGCTAGATTTGTATGGCTGTTTTAAAATGAATTGCCTGCACATTAACGATTTATGTTCACTACTTTATTAAATCTATGAAAATCAATTATATACATTGATAGTCCACCGCtctgttttattttattctgAAATAAGGTATATTGTAACCATGTGTTCaagctaatcaaatcaaagtttacttAGCGCTGTCATTTTTGAACCAAGGGGTGCTCCAATCATTTACAAGAACACTTACCAAGATCCGTTGCCTACACCAAATTGTCCTACTCATCACAAACAGATCACTTCTCACAATGGTGCTCGTTtagtaaagttagatcaaagcttAATCAATGTCTTGCAAGATCACATAATTAGCATTTTATGTAACATAACCAAATATAATAGCGTAGCATAGCAGGCCTATGGGCTAATGTTAACGTTACACCTAACACCTATCCAGATTTTAGGATGGTTAGCTGTGTAGTTAAAAACTGAGCCACTAGGCAGGATATACACTTTCAATTAAACAAAATACAACAAAGATGAACAGTTTGTTAATACCATGTGCTCCAAATCACTCAAGTTCTTGCTGCGCCACAGAATTATGTCTGCTAATACAGGACAAGTAAGGGCCCAGTGCATTACATTTGTATTTGATGTAATTATTTTAATTAATCCCGATTTCAGGGGCGCTTTAGCATCCCCAGCACCCCTTCTTCCGCAGCTATGAGACCAACCAGAAAATATGGAGCTGAACAATATGGGGAGACACTCATTGAGATTTGTctcattgaaaaacaaatgagtcCAACATGCATGATTAAATAAGATACTCCATAGTATTCGGATATTGGTCTATGTATAGTAAACAGACAGTGTAGGAAATGATCCTCACATTAAATAGAAATGTTTATCACAAAATGCAAAAAAGACCGTGTTAAGGTATTTATTTACAGAGATTAACAATCACTTCAATGCCACGTGTCCCGAAGAGACAATACAATGCTCATCAAATAGACCTAGTCTTTTAAACCATCAGTTTCTCAGAATTACAAATACCACTTTCGCAATGTTGTCAGCCACCTCGAAAAGAATGAAAAGCCACGACTAGGATTTCCTGGTCATATCCGTAAGGGGAAACCTTTGGGTAAAGGTAAAAACATATTGGTTACAATGTAACATTTTGTAGCAGGGCATCTCTCGGACTGACAAGTGACAACATAAAACTGGGGGCGTTGCCTGTTTTTCAAAGCAACACTACACTCATGGTCCCTCTGACAATACGCCACTGAGACAATCATTGCCTTGCAGAGAATAAACATAGAAAACAACTTTTAGCCTATAATAATCCGTTGATTATGCATTGTATGCCAGTGAAACCAACCATGGAAGGAAAAAAAACTACAAAAgatgtgtaaaaataaaaatctcaaataAAGTTCTGTATTTGATAGCGACTAGGCTACTTCTTCCTCGGTGACTTGGCTGGTGGCTTGCTGGCCTTCTTCGGCTTCTTGTTCTTCTGTGCAGCGATCACCTTTTTGACACCCAGCTTCTTCATTTTAGCCGCGGGCTTCTTTGCATCTGGTGCCTTCTTCGGGCTGCTCTTCGCCTTTGGCTTGACGGTTGCCTTCTTGGTAGTCGATGCTTTGGCAGTTTTCGTGGTGGTCTTGGCTGGCTTGGACTGAGTCTTTTTCGGTACCTCTTTCGCGAACTTATCTTCATTGAGCCTGAAGGAACCGTTCGCCCCCATGCCCTTTACTTGGATCAGCGTGTTGTTGAGTACCAGCGCTCGGATAGAATACCGCAGGTAGGTTCGCCCATTCTGCTCATCAAACCAGCTTGCCTTCTTGGCTTCATTATAAATTTTTACCAAAGAGGAACCGCTTCGCTCATTCAACTTTTTGACAGCGTCTAGCACAAGAACACTGTATTTGCCAGGCTTattcttttttttcttatttttctttttCTTGGCTGGTTTAGGCCCACTTGCCACTGGAGCCTCCTCCGCGTTTATAGTCACATTCACCTCGCTTTTCACCATGACGTTTACTTTCAAACCAAGGTGAAGTTCTGCAATGCACTGTTATCACCGTCGGGTTTGCTGTGAATGTGGGTGTGTGGTGGATTGGCTTGACTATATAACTACCAAACGGACGTGATTgggaacaacaacacagagtgcGGAAATGGTATGTTGGAATATGTGCTTTTAGATTTTTGTTTGGAGGTGATTTTATCTTAATTGGACAGGTCATTATTTTATAACCAGCAACTTTTCTGAAGCCTAAGCGATGCATTATGTTCTGTATCGCGCTCACATCAGTCCATGTCGAAATCTCAAAGAAAACAGTGAATGAGCAGAGGGCACTCCACACACGCAGCTCCAAATAGGAGGGGGGCACCCACTTCAGGAGAAAAATACTTGAAAACGGTAAATTATTTGACAAAATACTACTTGCAAATCAACAGTGTAGAGTATGGCCATTCGAAATGGATCAATGATATGCCGATTAAATGGAATACCACTGCAACACAAAACGTTTAATTCATGTAAACTAACACAAACGCCCTCGCGTGGCAGCCTATTGACAAATCGAGATTTATTCCCTATCATGCGCGGCACCAATACTATTaaaaggatcggaccctttttatTTTCCAATTTTcgtctaaaatgacatacccaaatcgaactgcctgtagctcaggacctggagcaaggatatgcatattcttgataccatttgaaaggaaacaccttGAAGTTTGCGTAAATGTGAAAtcaatgtaggagaataacacatgCGTTTTTTTTCCATCATcgttgaaatgcaagagaaaggccataatgtactaTTTCAGGTTAGgggcaatttagattttggccactagatggcagtgtatgtgcaaatatttagactgattcaatgaaccatttaatttctgtataaaatgttgtattaagactgcccaaatgtgcctaattggtttattaatacatttgttCATAATTGTGCACCCTCAATCACATGGAATTCttccactgtaatagctactgtgaaTTGGACAGCaaagttagattaacaagaaggtaagctttctgcccatatcagatatgtctatgtcctgggaaattttcttgttacaacctcatgctaatcacattagcctacgttagctcaactgtccctcGGGGGAggggggacaccgatcctgtagaggttaattGACCCTGATTATAATGTATCGGCATTCCTAACAAATCCAGTTAATgcacattattttttatttttattttttattttacctttatttaaccaggcaagtcagttaagaacaaattcttattttcaatgacggcctgggaacagtgggttaactgcctgttcaggggcagaacgacagatttgtaccttgtcagctcgggggtttgaactcacaaccttccggttactagtccaacactctaaccactaggctaccctgcccggAAAAATCATTTTAAAACGTGGTTCCAATCATACAACATGTAGAGTAGCATTAGGGAGAAAGTATTCATTAAATAACTATGAGCCTATAAGATACGGTAGGGATGACTGGGGATTTTAAAATAACTATAAAACAAGCTCTCTCACCTATTTTACTTCCCATTTGAATAAAAGTGGAGATTGCTAAGCAGTCTTCACAAGTTAATCAAATAAAACATGCTCCCTATATAAACACCATGTCATTCTATCCCATCAACCTTCGCATGCAACCACTCACCAACAGTTTTAAAACACATGGAAATAAATCAACCATAAACAATGGTTATATTCAacatttttattattacttttgaAATCCCAAGACTTACTTTCAACAAATTCATTGGCATAACACTGATTATTTTGTTAAGAGGGCAAATCCTTGGACTGTTTCTTTAATTGATAGGAAGCTCATCCCATTATGTTTCATctcaacttgttttttttttattttttaaagactgtccctattatatctacacacaatagttGCACACAATCAATTAAAGTAATATTAAGCACTCTTGCCATACTGAGCTAccagcagacagaaaaacagacagggaatacagacatAAGTGGACAGATGTAAATAGGGACAGAGCTGTAATTCTGGTTTTGAAACAAGATGGCTGACAAAGGACATACAGCACATAGTAGCAGTAGTTCTAGTAGTATTAAGTAGCAAATAGTATTATTATCTTATGAAGAAAGTTCTTGTCTTTCATTGTTTGTGTGATCAGCTTCTCTCGTCATTGCCTACGTATAAATATTTCCCCTGCAACATGAGGCTACTAAACCAACCAATGCACTCCAGTCCCTACAAAGGGCGTAGTTAGCcttctgttttctatttttatAGCATCAACAGGCTTCCTAGGGGTAGTAGAGAAGTATGGTGGGAGTAGTATTGTTGTTGGTCTAGCCGACACTGCTCAAATCAGAGTTCAACGTTtaaatccaccccccccccccaaaaacaaaaaaaacagtaaaACAACAAAGTGCAAAACAAGTATAAGCTTCTGATGGCTTAAACTTAGACAGCCAATAAGAACAAAAATAACTTCTAATTCAGCTGATTATTTGACAAGAGCTAGGTAGGCAATATAGAACTTCAAGTCAAAACTAATTCCTGATAAACAGAAAATACAGGATAAGAAGTatcaggacaatgacacaaagaTATCATAATCATGTAAAAAAGCATCAGCCATCACTTCTAGAGTTCCCCACTGCATTCTTAGGACATGGCTCCATCTGGTCCCCCCAATTTGAGAGGCCAAGAGGGGACACAGTTAGACAGGGTGGGTGGGCCAGGTTGTGGGTTCACTCATGATATGGATTCAGGAACAGGCAGGCAGGGATCTACAAATTCTTCTCTCGTGATCTTTGATCATTGGAATGTGTGTTAGGGGTGCATGTGAGGAGCAATATACTCATTGTGTGTGTAACTGGGAACTTAGTGTGATTATGGTAGGAGGGGGATGTGACATGGGTGCAGAGACCAGAGATGCAGTCTTTTCCCTAAAGGGGAGcaggtgaggagagagaagggtttTCCAGAAAGCCAGACAGAAGATAGTCCATGTTCCCCCTCAGCAGGTGCAGGCCTCTGCTGAAGTCTTTGCTCTGTCATTCCTGTCTAGCTTGATGGGCTCCGGGAATTCATTATACAGCTCCACCTCAGTTTcctaataagaagaagaagaaacaaaaAGAGGGAATGAGGATGAGAAGATGGAGAAACCGGAATCTAAGTTTTGCTCTTCTACTTAAGTTCCCAACCGCCCAAAAAAGGTAAACACCAAAAACCCAAAACACCCATTCCCTCTCCTGGACACCCACCTGTTTGAGGGCGTTGCGTGCAATGGTCTGGAAGGCCTGCTCTACGTTGATGGCCTCCTTGGCACTGGTCTCAAAGTAGGGGATGTTGTTCTTACTCTGACACCATGCCTGAGCCCGCTTGGTCGTCACCTGGGTGTGGGTGGAAAGACATTCACAAACATCAGATGAGATCAATGAGGagaccagggttgggctcaattccaaTTGagggcagtcaattcaggaagaaaactgaaattccaattcaatgATTGAAAAAGTGGCAACATTAATACTTTGAAACACATACATTAGATAATACCCTGCAACTAAGAAATTATTAATCATATGTATTAAAAACACCAGTGGAGATGACATTAGCAACAGTAGCATGAGGTCCTGTAACTTGAGATGTTTTAACACCTATAACAATCTGTCACCCACCTGTCTGTTCTCCAGGTCGATCTTGTTGCCTAGCACCACAAAAGGAAAGTTCTCGGGGTCTCTGGGACTGGCCTGGATCAGGAACTCGTCCCTCCAGCTGTCTAGAGTCTTGAAGGTGTTGGGGGCAGTTACGTCAAACACCAGCACACAACAGTCTGCCCCACGGTAGAACGCCACACCCAGAGACTGGAACCTCTCTTGCCCTGCCGTGTCCCAGATCTGACCATGAGGACAGGTGGAGGGAGCGACgaaaggaaagggagggagggaaacagtGACAGAAGGCAAGAGGATTAACTATTGTTGGGCAACATATTTTCTGAACTAAGATCTTAAACTAATCCCACTCACTGTGTCATGTAATCAGCCATGTTTGGTTGCCACTTCATGAAGTTAGCATCAGTGCTACCAAAAGAGTACTTTATAAATCAACTTTTGATCAAATCACACCGATCACCCATTGGCGTGACAA includes:
- the LOC110494294 gene encoding histone H1.10, with protein sequence MVKSEVNVTINAEEAPVASGPKPAKKKKNKKKKNKPGKYSVLVLDAVKKLNERSGSSLVKIYNEAKKASWFDEQNGRTYLRYSIRALVLNNTLIQVKGMGANGSFRLNEDKFAKEVPKKTQSKPAKTTTKTAKASTTKKATVKPKAKSSPKKAPDAKKPAAKMKKLGVKKVIAAQKNKKPKKASKPPAKSPRKK
- the LOC110494293 gene encoding ras-related protein rab7, translated to MTSRKKVLLKVIILGDSGVGKTSLMNQYVNRKFSNQYKATIGADFLTKEVMVDDRLVTMQIWDTAGQERFQSLGVAFYRGADCCVLVFDVTAPNTFKTLDSWRDEFLIQASPRDPENFPFVVLGNKIDLENRQVTTKRAQAWCQSKNNIPYFETSAKEAINVEQAFQTIARNALKQETEVELYNEFPEPIKLDRNDRAKTSAEACTC